A single Mercenaria mercenaria strain notata chromosome 9, MADL_Memer_1, whole genome shotgun sequence DNA region contains:
- the LOC123546508 gene encoding THO complex subunit 3-like: MASYLENMQSYFKNNGKTREFAAHSSKVHSVDWNSDGRKLASGSYDKTVNVFHLDRDRLSKDVTFRGHGDSVDQLCWHPKHPDQLVTASGDKTIRMWDARTNKSIATVNTKGENINICWSPDGSTIAVGNKDDLITFIDAKTHRSRLDQQYNFEVNEISWNKDGDLFFLTSGQGSIHILSYPDLKTQHVLNAHPANCICIEFDPKGQYFATGSADALVSLWNLSELVCVRTISRLDWPVRTMSFSHDGKMLAAASEDLVIDISEVETGEKIAEVPCESPTFTVSWNPKKPLLAFACDDKSERDRDRDAGTVKLFGLPGDH; the protein is encoded by the exons ATGGCGTCTTACTTGGaaaatatgcaaagttatttcaaaaacaaTGGTAAAACTCGGGAATTCGCCGCGCATTCCTCGAAAGTTCATTCAGTTGACTGGAACTCCGATGGTAGAAAGCTTGCATCTGGCTCTTATGATAAAACAGTAAACGTTTTCCATTTGGATCGCGATAGATTG TCAAAAGATGTGACATTTAGAGGCCATGGTGACAGTGTAGACCAGTTATGTTGGCATCCAAAACACCCAGATCAGCTAGTCACTGCAAGTGGAGATAAAACTATCAGAATGTGGGATGCCAGAACTAATAAATCTATAGCAACAGTAAACACAAAAG GggaaaatataaacatatgttgGTCACCAGATGGCAGCACTATTGCAGTGGGAAACAAAGATGATCTTATCACATTTATTGATGCCAAAACTCACAGGTCGAGGTTAGATCAGCAGTACAACTTCGAAGTGAATGAGATTTCATGGAACAAAGATGGCGATCTGTTCTTTCTTACCAGTGGCCAGGGATCTATACACATTTTAAG TTACCCAGATTTGAAAACTCAGCATGTGTTAAATGCCCACCCTGCAAACTGTATATGTATAGAGTTTGATCCAAAGGGACAGTACTTTGCCACTGGGAGTGCAGATGCTCTTGTCAGTTTGTGGAATCTCTCAGAGTTGGTGTGTGTTCGAACGATATCaag GTTAGATTGGCCAGTTAGGACGATGAGTTTCAGCCATGATGGGAAAATGCTAGCTGCAGCATCAGAAGATCTTGTAATTGACATATCAGAAGTTGAAACAG GTGAAAAAATTGCAGAAGTACCCTGCGAGTCACCAACATTTACTGTGTCATGGAATCCAAAGAAACCTCTCTTAGCATTTGCTTGTGATGATAAAAGTGAAAGAGATCGTGACAGGGACGCTGGGACAGTAAAATTGTTTGGTCTCCCTGGAGATCATTAG
- the LOC123547744 gene encoding hydroxylysine kinase-like, translating to MERVLLTEADVVKLVQRLYGLQTTKQTILASYDDVNIRVIVNGTSRNRHIKEVSEDGYVLKVLNTVDSKKVEFVGAMHAAIEKVSRAGIVTSHPVPNIHGQFHSTECLQSRSGKEGCMFLVRLFQFVPGDLLEGKTYTSQLCFEAGQLAGQLSNVLKDFEHPGLVNHSRHWNLREVVNLGDKIDSIVDLEDRKLVREVVEQFKQNVVGNANNLLKGTVHADLNEGNIIVKGSEVSTEGEKSMEFHVHGVLDFGDLVHEYIVYEIAIVTAYMMIESTILDSIDVAGHTLAGYIKELQLPAADCNVLKECICARLAQSFTYGSHEHKLDPTNTYCLRTSEKGWPVLRRLWKIPKHELYAKWAEILHGYSLTANFENC from the exons ATGGAACGTGTATTGTTAACGGAAGCTGATGTCGTAAAGCTCGTGCAGCGTCTTTACGGACTTCAGACGACAAAGCAGACGATACTTGCAAGTTACGATGACGTCAATATCCGCGTGATTGTAAATGGAACCAGCAGAAATAGACATATCAAAGAAGTCTCAGAAGATGGATATGTTCTCAAAGTTTTAAACACAGTCGACTCTAAGAAAGTCGAGTTTGTAG gAGCTATGCACGCAGCCATTGAGAAGGTTTCAAGAGCTGGCATCGTTACTTCACACCCGGTTCCAAATATTCACGGGCAATTTCATTCAACCGAGTGTCTACAAAGCAGGTCAG GAAAGGAAGGGTGCATGTTTCTTGTGAGGTTATTCCAGTTTGTACCAGGGGATTTACTAGAGGGGAAGACGTACACATCCCAGCTGTGTTTTGAGGCAGGCCAGCTAGCTGGGCAACTAAGCAACGTGCTAAAG GACTTTGAGCACCCAGGTTTGGTAAATCATTCCAGACATTGGAATCTTCGAGAAGTGGTAAACCTTGGAGACAAGATAGACAGTATTGTTGATCTAGAAGACAGGAAACTCGTGAGGGAAGTTGTAGAACAGTTTAAACAAAACGTTGTTGGAAATGCAAATAACTTACTGAAAG GTACTGTACATGCAGATCTCAATGAAGGAAATATTATTGTTAAGGGCAGTGAAGTTTCCACTGAAGGTGAGAAAAGCATGGAATTTCACGTGCATGGGGTTCTTGATTTCGGTGACTTAGTGCACGAGTATATTGTGTATGAAATAGCTATAGTTACTGCCTACATGATGATTGAAAGCACCATCCTGGATTCAATAGATGTTGCAGGACACACATTGGCTGGATATATAAAGGAACTACAACTTCCAGCTGCTGACTGTAATGTACTCAAGGAGTGTATATGTGCACGACTGGCTCAGTCCTTTACCTATGGGAGTCACGAGCATAAGTTAGACCCAACCAATACATATTGTCTGAGAACTTCTGAGAAAGGCTGGCCTGTGTTGAGACGACTATGGAAGATTCCTAAGCATGAACTTTATGCAAAATGGGCGGAAATCTTACATGGTTATTCACTGACAgcaaactttgaaaattgttaa